The DNA window tgcattgtgtgtattttttggttgtttccttcccggtggatgaaggaTGCGCAGAGGTTACTTTGGCGCTTGAGGACCCTTAGCCGAGCAACCTCTTGTCGAAGATGGGCCGAACCCCAGCCTGTGCCGCTGATCAACTTAATCACTTGCTCCGAGTCCAGCTCGAGCCACATTGGTTGTTTGAATTCCTGTGCCAAGGTCAGTCCAAGTTGGGCGGCTTTGAGCTCCGCCTCCAATGACGATTGGGCGTCTAGTGGCGCGGAAAACTCGAGGATCAGCCTCCCCAAGGAGTTTCGGATAAGTCCTCCCCCTCCCGCTTTACCCGTTGCTTCCGAGTAGGCACCGTCTGTGTTGATTTTAATCGTCCTCCGATCTGGGGGGTGCCATTTGACCGGCATGGCGAGGGGCCTCGGCAATCTTGTCTCGGCCTCACTCGGGATATTCATCTTAAGCCTCACACCCTTCCAGTGTTTCGACTTGGTATTTCCAACGGCCATATTGTTTCGGATATAAGTCTGAACCTGCCAAACCACATTAAACGGCTTGAACTGTGTCATTTGGTGCCGGCTCCTATTGCATTTTACCCATAAGAACCACATAATGAGGTACGACATGGCATGGCTGAGGATCCTTGATTGCTGTGTTCTCCACGCCCAGACCCCGAGTCTATATGGGATCGTCTCATTGATCCGCATTTGTGGAGAGGATCCTTCGAACCAATCATCGAATTCTCTCCAAACACTAATTGCTCCCGCTCCTTGGATGGAAAGGTGTTGCA is part of the Salvia splendens isolate huo1 chromosome 22, SspV2, whole genome shotgun sequence genome and encodes:
- the LOC121786718 gene encoding uncharacterized protein LOC121786718 — protein: MIWKRLIRVRAQAQPHIRWVVGQGKIYFWDDIWLGESALRDLAHDDRGCPNALVGDFIREGIWDESKIRMLHSRAGLPQRTIEQILGTPIVDGGPDIPRWDLSRFGDFSLTTTWETIPTQLPIVRGLDDIWKAGLTSSISIIIWQLLSKLQWRKMELASKCQCCPQRPGIESLQHLSIQGAGAISVWREFDDWFEGSSPQMRINETIPYRLGVWAWRTQQSRILSHAMSYLIMWFLWVKCNRSRHQMTQFKPFNVVWQVQTYIRNNMAVGNTKSKHWKGVRLKMNIPSEAETRLPRPLAMPVKWHPPDRRTIKINTDGAYSEATGKAGGGGLIRNSLGRLILEFSAPLDAQSSLEAELKAAQLGLTLAQEFKQPMWLELDSEQVIKLISGTGWGSAHLRQEVARLRVLKRQSSDLYPKQYGRWKYQVETLEGCEA